In Augochlora pura isolate Apur16 chromosome 3, APUR_v2.2.1, whole genome shotgun sequence, the sequence AGGTGACGGGACACTAATGAATCATCGGCGATCGGAAAATTGATTGCTCGATAACGGTGAATGCGGTTTGGCATCGCTGTCAGTCTGTATTAAGAGATAAGAcattttcaaccctttcgtaCGGACGGTTTTACGGAAATGATCAGACCGTTTTCGACCCTCCGCGGGTCAAATTTGTTCCTTAAATATCCAGCAGACAACCTGCGAGGCATTTACTTTGAAATCTCAGTTTCAACGATACTGTCGactgttattaatatcgttGTTGGTCATCTCAAAAACCTTgtataattaacactttaccgaccggcaTTCGGTTGCGAAAatttagctcaatgttaaggttatgtttctattttgattttatttattttattaattgcgaaagaagCCTGAtacctaaaataattgtataataattgttggtGTAGGTGTATGTAACAATTGAGGTATTCCTCTACAATTATAACTACtatttgttaacaataaatatacttaaagTGTTAAGACGTGTATGTCATCTTGTgcagaaaactaaaattatttggtaaaatgtAGATATGTTAGCCAGATATCTGAAAGTTACTCGAGCCAATAGAGAGTTAATTTGCATTGGATGCAGCCTGTCTATAAATCAGCCAAGTGGGCCATCTCCTCGAGCTTCGTTTTTTCATCGAGGCAACGTTGTCGGAGAGTACCGCAAAAGCCGATCAAACCATCCGCCGTTTCGTCAGCATCCGCCGCGTGCTTTGCTAATCGTTCGGAACGCAGAAGCAACGACAACGGCTGACAAAACGAGCCTAAACGAATGGGCCACCCGCGTCGCTATGTACGTAAGACACACCAGCTTCGTCGACACCGTGCACTGTTATCATAACCTAGTAACGCCAAATATTGATTTTGACACGAACACGTGACGAGCCGCTAGACGTTCGTATATAAACGTGCTgcgaggaaaagagagagagagagagagagagagagagagagagagagagagagagagagacggcgagAGAGCGTGAGCCAGAAAAGGGGTGAGCGAGAAGGTGcgaaacagagacagagagagaaagtgagagagagagagagagaagtacaGATGGGGACATTTAAGCGATCATATTCGTGTACGTTGCACACAGGCTGCAACATGCATATAAAGCTGTCTGTGGGCGTGTGGGTGGCGTGCAGAGCCACGTGGGGGTGGCACACACACCAAATACGCGGGGTTCACACACGTGACACGAGAAATCACTCCGTTGCCTGTCGATTCGCCGGCAAGCCTCGGTGTGAGTCCCGCGCGTCGTGTGCATCGTGTTCCTCCACCCACACTATCGCCGGATCCATCGAAAATTCACGCTCGCGTGTACGTGTATACGGTGGCTGCCGTGTTTCGTATTGCTCGACAGCATTCGAGACACGCGTATCGAGTGTTACAGACCAGCGGCGAGGCTCGGCTGCGCGTTGTGTACGCGTTTCCACGAGAAAACAACGCGACGGCACAGTCGACCGGCCCCCGAGTCAGGGTAATCGGAGACATTTCGGCTAAAACCGACGACGTTTCACGCTGATCAAGCTGATCACGCTTCGGCCGAATGTTTTGCCCGCGAACCACGACGCCACGCCGTCGCGTCGATCAACGATCTCGAGGATCGCGGCCACGCTCGCGAGCGTGGGCTCCCACCTCTCTGATCTAACGAGATACGAAACCGGGGACTTCGGATTTACGAGCCTATGATCTCCGATTCGCTTCCGCCAGCGTTAtggaatatttgtaaataatttcgaagaatTACAGATAATTTTAGCGTTATACAATTTAACGTGCATTCCACGAGATTCCACGTGATCCGAAGAACGCTCGAAAAGTCAAAGCGATAGTTGAGAATCGCCCGGCAATAGTTGATCGACCGGCGCAGATAAAACGAATCCGATCGATCTATCCGCGGATAAATCGTTGCCATCCAGTTCTCGAGACGATGTTTTCACATTCGGTTAGTACGCCTTCATATGCGCCACGTAAAAGGAGGTCATGGTACAAccaaatagcaataataacgCCGCTATAAGTCCGTCCTGTCCTAACACACAGCGAGTTCTAAAACGTGGAATTTGTAGAACCCGCCCGCATTCGAACGCCATCTGTGCGAATCGTGCCAAGTGGCTCGAGGTGCCGATGCGTATTCTGCAACGTCGATACATTATCGCCGAACGGTAGAGCATACGGCACACGATAATCTTGCTGACATGAATGGTAAAGTGGCAAAACGCTCGAACTGTTAGTCAAAATACCGACCGTCGATTTAGCAAGAACCGATTATAccatatatttcatttctactacGATTGTTGATTATTACTTGAAGGTAAGAAGTGTATACGGcgcgaatatttaaatgatggaaataatatttatgaaatatgtaattacaaaaatacgaCATAgagtgtaattatttttatagacatttcgatagttttatattttttttcttgtagAAGAGTATTTACAATGTTAATTCTATAAGTTTTAcactgtttcaattttataaatatgtgtaGACAAAAATGAAAGTACACAGAAGTTATCTATTttgaattcaataaattagTCTTGCGACAGAGAATGCTCTACTCGCGCGTCCTTTTAAACACCAGTgtttatttctgaatttataaaaatggtattgcgaaaatattttacaacagATTCAGAATAGATAATTACATCGtgctaatggctgtgaaatatatttttagtgcattaaatgaaatttatagtatttattgaCAGTTTTCGGCAAAGCAAAAATTGGCATGAAGGCACGGAAATTGGGacatttatcatatattaGAATCCTATTATACATTCATCCTGATCTGGTGGACTATCAAACGCTTCAGGTATTAGAACTAATTCCACAGGTGTGTGACAATTATTTGCCATGTTTTTGCTTTGATTGCTATCATTGAGAATCCTTCTCCAAAAGTAAAACAAGCTTTTGTCTTCTTCTCGTCCTGTCCAGTTCTCACTTTTTTCACACTTAAATCTGTGTAAAGTGCTTTCTTTAATATATCTCTCAACTGATTCCAGAAGACAGGGCTGACTGGAAGTTGCTACTAAAGATTTGCAGCTattgctattttttttatcaaaaactGTTACAAAATCTACTTCATCCATTGAAAATGGATCCAAGCCACATTTTCTGAAACCATTGgacaatatttctttcagattcatttctctgaaaattgtttccaaaaCAGGAGCAAAATCTTCTTTACTAAtacttaatttttctctttcattacAATAACGATTTACGTTTTCCTTCCAACGGGCTTTCAATGGTTCAAACAAATTAACATCCATTGGTTGAAGGAAATGCGTTGTGTTTGGATGTAATGCTATTAACACTATTTGGTGTTCGCGGCAAAATTCGCTTAAGAGTTGAGTAAGGTATGAAACATGACCGTCCAAGAATAATATAACTggcatttgaattttatttttaattagccaCGGCCAAAATTCCTTAGCAATATACTCGTAAAAAAGGGATGCTGTCATCAAACCCTGTTCAGATGTACCAACATGAAATCCTTCAGGAAGTTTTGTATAAATAGAACTGGGCACTCGcttgtaattaaatacaacCATTGTTGGAGCCAATTGGCCCCTGGCATTACCATTGACTAAAACAGTTATATTCTCttcttcattattattaacaactttATGAACATTTTTGGATTCCTCTTTTGCTGGCACTTGACCATTCTCTGGATTCAACATTAAGGATGTTTCACCTATATTATAAACTCTGGTgctatcaatatttaaaaggttttcttttcttaaataatcTTCAGTGTCCATAAACCATTTTCGAACGGAACTTTCTGAAATTGATGCTCTAGACAGCGTTACATTTTCAGATAtccttttaattaatattggatGTCTTTTGCGGAGTCCTTGATACCAATGACGACTCGGTTTTccatgaataaatttattggatATGTTTGAAACTTTCACTTGTAATGTCACACTATTCATCAGATGTTCTTTGGTGATTGGACATCCGAGACGCGACATGTCTATAATCCactgaacaattttgttttctgcTTCAGTAGACAGTACCGTTGGTCGTCCACGCCTGTCACTTGCgtgtaattgtttatatttaccATACAGAGTTGACCTTGGTACTCTGTATTTTTTGGCTGCCGTATTGATAGGAATTCCTGACCTTACAGCCTTCAGGGCTTGGCACATAGCTCCCTCGTCATACTTTCTCTTCAAAGATTCGTTCATTTCTTTTACTGTTACGAATAATTCAATGcgattatagtaataaattgacaacgactatataaaataactttctttAATAGTAAATGCGTACTTACAACTTTttatctttatacaaaatgatcGCAACACACATAAATACTTGCGTGACTCTTTCAGTTgttttgaatgaaaataagGTTAAGTTCGATTAAGCATCTGACATTATAGGGCACTAAAATAACGAATGAGATATACGATAGACTCGATTCTCGCTAATAAGTTTAAATTCCTGAAATATGTATCGATAACGATGAGTGCGACTCAGAAATGGTAATACAGTTTATGAAGCTCCATCTGCAagcgagaaaataaaacattggGTATCGGGTCTACTCTTATCCTCGTTTGACTGTATTTAACATGACGTTAGTAACATCTAACCTGATCCGACTGTGAATTTAAATTCACAGCAACAACAAAATAAGTAACGattgtttaaatgaaaaataatggtTGCGTGAATTCTGTGCCAAATCGATACGCCAACCTGTCATCGGAGAATGTTGTTTAGTCGTGTCTTCACAAAAGAGAAATGCTGTTTAATTTTTGTGACCCCCGTTTGAGGCCAGAAATTGAATGCAGCACTGTCAGCACAGAAGGACATGAAGTCTCCAATTTGATCAGCGACTCCGACAAAGGTTTCTTAGCATACGCAAGCATTAAACCCCCTGTTAACGTTGACATCACTTTCCTTTGTAATGTAACCATCAGTTACATCATTATTTGGCCTTCTGTTGGTTCTCAAAAATCGACAGGCTTTCAAATATATGCTAAAACAAGCAATGACGACAGTGTACCATATACTTCACTGGTTAATGGATATTTAAGTCCCTCAAATGCTGGCCTGGTGCTTTATTCGTCAAATGTTAATCATGAAACGCTCCCAGTTCCTgcaaattttttgaaacggTATATAAAACCATCTCTGGGATATTTAgcaagttatataaataatttaaggatATGCATATGCAAGACAGACAACTCTGTACCTGGATTAGGGAAAGTTGAGGTATGGGGAAGCGTTGCGTCACGATGTGGGAAAGATACAGTTGCCAGTATATCCACTTTGTGGTATAAAACTAAATTGTCTGAGTCTACAGACAATGAACAGTGCATAGAGAAGAACAATGCATTCAACTCTGCGGAGCAATCTAAAAGTACTTCTACACCTATTGTTGCTCCAAGTAACAGGTAAATGTAATATTcttatagtattaatttctaagaaaattagaaatttatgaTAAACATATGATGAATTTTAGAGAAGTAATAGAATCAACCTTAGAAGTGCCAGAGGCCTTCTTGGACTCTATTACTTGGGAAATCATGACACAGCCTATCATGTTACCTAgtggaaaaattattgatcaAACTACTTTGCAAAAGCACGAGGAAACTGAGGCATTGTGGGGTAGAAGATTAACTGATCCCTTCACTGGTATACCTTTTAGTGAAGATCGCAAGCCTGTAATAGCAACTGCACTAAAGTTGAGAATAGATAAGTTTTTACTCGAAAATAGTAATGTAGAAGAGATTAAGAAATTGCCAAGGGTTTTAGGACGTGCATTACTCTCAACTGCAACAAAGACTAAGACAACGgaaattccaaaatatttattagggGAGAGTATGCTCAATAGATCTTTAAGTGATCCTAAGCCAAAGTTGCATTGTTCTTCATCAGACACACAAGGAAACAAGAAGTTCTGCCACAAACTGCCAGTTGTTGTGATGTCTCACAAAAGAACTGCCATCACTTTGCCTAagccaataaaaaaaagaaaggctATTGAAACTACTAAGGAAAGTAATAATGCTACTAATAGCGAAAGTTATGATATTGATTCAACGGTACCTGATTTAAAATACTTAGGTGATGTACCAGAAAATGATAATGCAAGTTCTAAGTTCAATTGTACTTGCTGCACAAATAGAGTTTTTTATGAACTTCCATGCAAACATGTCTTATGTAGGAAACTATTGTTATCCATTCAGGACAATCAGTGCACACTATGTAGCGCTGCTTATAacaacaatgaaataaaacgcattttcgaataaataattcactcGTCCACAAGAAACAAGAACATTAGTTTCTTGCGTTCCCaccttatatttttcataaatcggTTACACTGATTATTGTAAATAGaatgtaatcatttttaataaatgtataaaattttgtacactTTATTGCATTCTACTTGCCTACTTTCAGTCGTcgtgtaaataatatgtagCAGTGAGatgatatcaaattatatttgtaagttacaacaatttttttttaccaataTATCGTATGTTACATATATCATTTGTAAtcaatatatgaaaaataagcataaaaatacttaaaaccGAAATACGCGATCATATTCAtgatgtttcaatttttatagagaCAATGAGATGGTCGCCAGAggatatgtacaatatattattgtagtttAGTAAGTAAAATGAACCGAAATCTTTTTACTttacaatcatttttctataaatattgcaaaaacaTTTTCTCTGTATGAACTAGTTCCGAATTGTATATATTGTCAGTAATCCCATGAATTGCAACGTCTTGATAcccgtttttttttatgtactacaatattattgtaatactataattatcaAGGAATCTTTATACTTGAAGCGTAATACTGACTCATCACTtgccatttttcaaaaatattaatcatccACTCTGTTCGTGGTCtgataaaagtaatatagtttgctctatttatcttttataataCTCTGAATCCGCTACCCTGACTTTGTCGTTTGGCAATGTTGAACaatgacaataaataattacgcgAATCCGGGGAAACGTAGAAGGTCAAAGATCGGTCAGAATGAGGTGTAACATTCTCAAAAATGTCAGACTGACCGTCGCTGTTTGTTGAAACACTGGCTAAACCAGTGCTGCTAGTTCTTACATATTCTGCTACACGTGCTCGCATTTCTTGATCCATCTGTAaagacatttttcattatttaccAACAATCTATTATgcatcattttaataatattagtgtGAACTAAAGAAATATCATACTTCATATGGAGTAGGTGACACAGGTCTATTATTTTGTGTCGTTTCAGGAACACAGTACAAACTTATAGTGGAATCAAGATGGTGATCCGCACTGGTTAACTCTTTCAATAAAAGTATTCTTTCTACGGTATCTTCGGCTGCGCTAACCAATAGTAACGCATGTCTCGTTAAAACCAAAGTGACAGCACGATTGCTACCCTGTTGGATCACTTGGTCTCCACTTGTAACATGTAGAATGTTTCCATGGTTCTGCTCCAATAGGGGTAGCAACCACCAAGCATATCTTATAGATGTATTGTTATTTCCTGTTGTATACTGAACAACTGGTCGCTGTCGTGGCtgtgaatgaaaatgtattgttATAGGATCTTGTCAATGATGTTTAGGAACACTTTGAATTATGGGCTACTTACAGAGGGTAATGAGTTCCAGCCTGCACCCTGAAGCAGTCCCTGTCCTGTCAAAGCAACTAACTCTGCAGCCCCACTTAATGGTTTTGTAACCACTCCAACTAGACCCAGACCAACACCAGTCACAAGGCTTTTAGTTGTTATTTCACCCGACAGAACTTGTTGCAAAGGATGATGAGCAAGACCAGCAACCGCGGCTAGGACGCTCATGCCTAATCCAGTAAGGCCTTGGTAAAGCCCTTGCGCCATGCCCTGAGGTCTTATCCTCCTAGACTCTTCTTGTCTTTGTAAATGCTCTTCATCCAGAGTTAAACGGTCTAAGTTTCGAGCTACGCTGGATGCTAATTTCGTCACAGAATTCAGAGTGCCTgttcgaattttattgtttagtaAAATGCTGCTAAGAAAATGTcgtggaataaattaaaaaaattacctGCTGTGACATGTCTCATCAAGCTAGCTGAACCATGCGTTATCCCCACAATGAAACCCCATGGTCCTTGCAGCAAGCCTTGGAACGGTAGAGAGATGAAGTCTCTAAGTCCTGATCCAAGAGCTTGTGCTAAGCTTCCGGGAGAACCAAGTATTTCTAAGGATCCAACCATCCATCCTGAAATTTAAATGATCCTAAATGCATATCCAATAATGCAAGTAGAGTGCAATTAGTTAGTAGTTTGTACCTGCTCCAAATATAGCTCCAGACAAATAATGCATTGTAAGTGCATTGCCTAGTCTGTATGGagtagttaaaatatttttcttctcaaaGGTGCCAAAGTACAAGGGAGAATGATCCAAAGCTACATACAATCGCACGGAAGTATGAACGCTTAGCAGTATCGAAAGAGgctctatttttaaattctgcaGCTTCAAAGGAtcacttaatatttttgcatcgACAATTATATAATCAGGCATGCAGACTGCAGTAGTTGAAACCAATGGTCTCATCTTCTTTGTATTATCTGGTACAAAAAATCTGGGTGGAACCATTGAAGatgcataatttaataattgcgtTATGTACGTGTCTTCAATGTAGGCGCTAATAGGCGCaatctttaaataaagttCCTTTAATGctgaaattaaagaatataaattaatagaaatttttaaatatagaagatTAAGTTACGTTATCACCTACCACTAATGTGTCCTTGACTCTCCATAATGTAATCAATAGTTATCAGAGAATTCTCCCTGATTTGATCTATCTTGTTCATCAAGCAATTATGCGTATAATACCCCATCCCTTTTGTAACAAGAGGGCTCTGACTAATTAATACCACAGGAAAATCGAAACCTCCTTGATCAAACATTTGATTATCTAATTGCAAATCACCGATGAAAACGCTTAAATTGACCATTCTGGATTTCGAAGCGACAGTGACCACAATATCAGTCATGGACAAACTAGCGACCTCGATCCGTTGCGcattttcattcaaatcaTGCATGATAATGATAGTAACTCCCCGAAGACATATAGCTGCAGATCCTTCTTTAGATGCATTCTCTTCAGTGACTTTTGCATCATCATTGGTTTTCATAGCGTCCATATCTGCAATCGACtgttgtaaatttatttttggtgGAACTTCTGTATTCAGAGTATCGTCTTGAGCAGAGAAAAACGTTGTCACTGACGTGGAGCTATCAGAGCTTTGCACATTTATCAGTTTATCATCTTCTGACTGATCAGTGTACCTAATATGTTGCAGTTCTACTTCTTTCATATCAAGTTCCTTGCGCAAAAGTCGGCTTCTGATGTCTCTTGCAGACACTTCTTCTTGAGAAATCGGTACCACACTAATGTACGTAGTGTAGCAATGATTTTGCATGATCAGTTTCACGTCTCCGTAAAATGGCAGTCTGACATACTGGTCTACCAGTACGTTTGATATCGCAGATAGATTTATGCCTCTTGACCATCGCAATTCTTTATTGTACGCCGTTTGATCGCCATAATTAGTTACGGCAGAGAACAAGATTACATTGGATACAGTTGGGACAGGAGCATCAGGTAATCTATTACTAACTGTTGGAATAGAATAGTGACACGAAGCACCACTCTCCACCTCGCAAATCCATGTAAAGTGACCAGTGTCTGGTATTACAGCATCTTCGGTTTCATTTGCCTGACCTAATAGAATCTTAAATGCACAGGTATTTTCAATTAACAGCTGAGGATGGTAGTCCAAGTGAATCATTATGTACGTTGTGCCTTTGTCTTCCTGTGTCATAATGATTACTGGCATAGTGGTCGAGCCGTTTGGAATGGCAACACACTTACGACTCATGCCTTGATCGACTCTTACAGGACAAGACCATTTGTGTCCCAAGCTCAACGATATATAAAGTACAAGAGGTTGTATAATGTCCTCCATGTACAATGTATGCCATTGTGTAATAGGTATGCCCTGTTTCTGATCCTCGGCAGGCGAGATGTTAAGACTATATAGAGTGAGATCATTAGGCAACTCCAGAGCAGTTCCTTCTTCGTGGACCGCCAAGGTAGCAATGCATAACTCTTGAGATGTTAAATTACTGATGACATGGCTGCTTGTTATGCGAATGAGGCGCATATCTTCGTGCATGCTTGAGTTGATGCTCATGATGGACACGCTCGAACAACAATCCACGCATGTTTTGATGTTTCCAACGACTGGAATTAATCCACCAATCCGCGGCATATAAAAACTCTGACTCCAATCTGGCCGAGCCAGTTGGAGAGCTTGGGATGTATAAAACGTATCACCAATCCCAACACATAAATGGAACGTGCCCTCAAGTTTAGGAGGAGTTACAATACCATAGTGAGGTATTTGACACAATTCAGTGTCCTCTGCCACGAGAGACAGGTGACACCCCATGGAATTCAACATAAAACACCACGGTTGCAGCTCTAGCAATAAAGTACTGGAAACAAGTCCTGCATCTTGGTATTTCACTTGGACGTGTGTTTGAGGCTGTTCAGTGGACACCCACTCTTCCATCATATCTCCTTGGAAGGGccattcttcttcttttcgacTGTCTAGACTTTTTAGAATAGTATCGATATCTTCAATATCTGGTCTTCTGAAAAATTTTCGTTGGTCCACAGAGCTATAAGACAATGGAACATAAGGATTGGAGGTGGATACTCCAGATTCCAATTGGAATGTTAACTGATGGAAATGCTCGAAAGTCCCAGGACAGTATAACTGTTGTCGCTCACCGCGACCATTCACCATGGTACTTAACGAAATCTTCAATGAAGGTGTATCCATCTGCACCCTAGCTGGTATAGGTAAATGCGATCTGATCATGTACAACGGACTGAGTACTGCTAGAACTTTCGTCCTATCTTGAATGACCTGAGTGACCACTCGTACCCAAATACTTAAAAACTGTCCGCGTTCCTGCAATGGTACTTTGACTAACCAAGGCTGTCCCCATTTAGCATTTGGCTGAAGAGGAATGTCGCCTGTCCACGACAAGTTAGGCATATTGGTAAAGCGTAACCGTATGGCCATTTTCTTATTTCCGTCGAGAATGATCGATGGTGGAGAACTTTTACCAGGGACAGGGTGCACATCTTTCAGCACAGTTACTTTCGAGCCAATATCGGCTTCGTACTTGACCAATTTCATCTCAAAGTTGTCGATCAGTTGATTCGAAATTATTAGTTGACCAGAGAAAGTTACCAATTTCTGTGTAGCGGAGAGAGACGTGACGCTAACGAAAGTTGCTGCTTTGgttaaagaattattgaattcaATCGCTTGGACACCATCGGTGGCTACAGAAAACGGTTTGCTCCATAACCAGATGTTCTCTTCTATCGCTATTCTTATCATCTTGTTTCCAAAGTTCTTCCACGAATAGAAAGTGCACTGTCGACTTTCTAGTAGAGTGTTGTCTCCAGTTCCGCTTTGACCAAAGAGAATAGGGACACTGGTATCGTTGGCTACCACGTAACGAGTGAATATAATCatgtttttcttctcttcttctagGAATGCAAACCATAAATGCGCCGAAACTGCAAGAGTGTGCGCTATCGTTGGTCCTAGCTTCAGCGAGAATGGACTGCATGTTAACGAAATGTCCGTTTTATCTGATAACGACAGCTGAAATCTCGCTTCTAAAGGGTCCAACATCTCTTGCATAGTTAAATGAGCGTAGTCTAAGATATGAACGCTGACTGTTCCACTGACGTCGATCAACGTTGAACCATCTATCCATCTGTTGAATACTAAAATAGCTTCTTTGTGCTCCAAGGTCATGAAACATTGAGTTTCAGGGATAGTACCTTTCaaggtataatttttcaacggtGTCTGCAAATTGCTGTATGTATTCGAATTCACATGATTGTACAATGACACATGTACTGCACCTATATTCAAAGCCGCTTGTACGTTGGGTATAATAGAGGAATTGAAGTAAGAATCGATGCGTAAACAGGCAGCAAGAACGCGGGCAGAGATTATTGTTTTGGAAAATGGTTTGTTGctgcttgaaaataatactACTCTCCATATACAGGCCACTGCTCTGGCTGGAGCTTTTTCTGGGAGGTCTAAACGATAAGAATCTGTCTCTGACAGGTAGAAGTCAACATAGCGTTGATAGGACGTGTGACAATCGCTCCAGTATTCAAGGACACAGGGTACTTTGTCGATGTAACCACTGTCAGAATCCAGGGTCTAGaaggataaattattttttatacatataaattagtaaggattatcataattaatataatttactaactTCAAATGGAACTGGTGACACATGAATTCTAGTCAGAGTTCTTGGCTGTGGGTATCTCCATGCCATTGATTGTTGGGGATAAGCGAAAAATACAACCTGCAGTTAAGAATGTGTTAGATTGGTCTTTTACGCCGGCTTAAgtatcataattaatatttaaggtGACAAGCTTACTTGATATGGGAATGGTAGTTCGTCA encodes:
- the LOC144478901 gene encoding uncharacterized protein LOC144478901, with product MNESLKRKYDEGAMCQALKAVRSGIPINTAAKKYRVPRSTLYGKYKQLHASDRRGRPTVLSTEAENKIVQWIIDMSRLGCPITKEHLMNSVTLQVKVSNISNKFIHGKPSRHWYQGLRKRHPILIKRISENVTLSRASISESSVRKWFMDTEDYLRKENLLNIDSTRVYNIGETSLMLNPENGQVPAKEESKNVHKVVNNNEEENITVLVNGNARGQLAPTMVVFNYKRVPSSIYTKLPEGFHVGTSEQGLMTASLFYEYIAKEFWPWLIKNKIQMPVILFLDGHVSYLTQLLSEFCREHQIVLIALHPNTTHFLQPMDVNLFEPLKARWKENVNRYCNEREKLSISKEDFAPVLETIFREMNLKEILSNGFRKCGLDPFSMDEVDFVTVFDKKNSNSCKSLVATSSQPCLLESVERYIKESTLHRFKCEKSENWTGREEDKSLFYFWRRILNDSNQSKNMANNCHTPVELVLIPEAFDSPPDQDECIIGF
- the LOC144478944 gene encoding RING finger protein 37, with product MLFNFCDPRLRPEIECSTVSTEGHEVSNLISDSDKGFLAYASIKPPVNVDITFLCNVTISYIIIWPSVGSQKSTGFQIYAKTSNDDSVPYTSLVNGYLSPSNAGLVLYSSNVNHETLPVPANFLKRYIKPSLGYLASYINNLRICICKTDNSVPGLGKVEVWGSVASRCGKDTVASISTLWYKTKLSESTDNEQCIEKNNAFNSAEQSKSTSTPIVAPSNREVIESTLEVPEAFLDSITWEIMTQPIMLPSGKIIDQTTLQKHEETEALWGRRLTDPFTGIPFSEDRKPVIATALKLRIDKFLLENSNVEEIKKLPRVLGRALLSTATKTKTTEIPKYLLGESMLNRSLSDPKPKLHCSSSDTQGNKKFCHKLPVVVMSHKRTAITLPKPIKKRKAIETTKESNNATNSESYDIDSTVPDLKYLGDVPENDNASSKFNCTCCTNRVFYELPCKHVLCRKLLLSIQDNQCTLCSAAYNNNEIKRIFE